TCCGTGCGCGCCGCGCGACCGGCCCGGCTGCGGGTACCGGGAGAACGGGGTCGTGGGCGGGCGTCCCGCCACCACGGACCGTGAGGGCCGGCACCGGCCCGCAGTACGGGAGTCGGCCCGGCGTCGCCGGGCATTCAACCCCGCCGGGCGGAACCGCGCAGTGTGCACCGCGCCGGGCGGTCAACCACGCAGTGCGAACCGCGGCGGGCGAACCGCGGCGCGGGAGGTGCGGTCGCTCCGGGCGCCCGCCGTGCCGGGCGTTCGGCTATGCCGTGAGTACGGCGCCGCCGGGCGCCGGGGCCGGCACATGGCGCGGCAGCCGGTGCGGGAGGGAGCCGTACCAGGCGTAGGACAGGCCGTAGCCGAAGCCGAGGCAGAGCAGTCCGCCGACGGCGTCCAGCCAGAAGTGGTTGGCTGTCGCCACGATCACTATGAGGGTCAGTGTCGGGTACAACAGACCCAGGATCCTTCCCCAGGGCGCCTTCGCCAGCGCGAAGATGGTCAGCCCGCACCATAGCGACCAGCCGATGTGCATCGACGGCATGGCCGCGTACTGGTTGGACATGGTCTTCAGGTTGCCCGAGGCCATGGAGCCCCAGGTGTGGTGCACCAGCACGGTGTCGATGAAGTTCTGGCCGTTCATCAGCCGCGGCGGGGCCAGCGGGTAGAGGTAGTAGCCGACGAGGGCGACACCGGTGGTGGCGAAGAGGACGAGGCGGGTGGGGGCGTAGCGGCCGGGGTGCCGGCGGTAGAGCCACACCAGTACGCCGATCGTCACGACGAAGTGCAGGGTGGCGTAGTAGTAGTTCATCGTCACGATCAGCCATGTCACCGAGTTGGCTGCGTGGTTGACCGTCTGCTCGACGGCGATGCCGAGGCTGTTCTCGGCCTCCCAGATCCAGTCGGCGTTCCGCAGGGCCTGGGCCTTCTGCTCGGGAACGGCGTTCCGGATGAGGGAGTACGTCCAGTAGCTGACCGCGATGAGCAGGATCTCGAACCAGATGCGGGGCCGCCTGACCGACCGCAGCCTGCGCAGTCTGCCCTGCTCCGGGGCCGGGCCGTCCTCGGTCACCATGGGTGACGGGGACGCGGTCCGGCCTTCCAAGGTCTTCACGGTCGCTTCACCCATAGGACGAGAGTCTGCCAGATGGGTGCGCCCGCTCCGATCATCCTTCGGTCGGGTTCGGGAGGGCCCCCGGTCCCTCCTGAGGACTAGTCGGATCCCCCGTGCTTCCCTGGTATGTCGCGGAACTCGGGGGTCCGGTCGAGAGGCCCGCCGACCGGGTGGGGCGGATCAGGGCGAACCGTGCAAAGGGCCCGCCGCGGTCGAGCCGCGTACCACCAGTTCCGGCATGAAGACGAACTCGCTGTGGGGTGCGGGCGTTCCGCCGATCTCCTCCAGCAGCGTGCGGACCGCGGCCTGCCCCATGGCGGGGACGGGCTTGCGGACCGTCGTCAGCGGCGGATCGGTGAAGGCGATGAGCGGGGAGTCGTCGAAGCCGACCACCGAGATGTCGTCGGGCACCTCGAGCCCGCGCTGCCGCGCTGCCCGGATCGCGCCGAGCGCCATCATGTCGCTCGCGCACACCACGGCCGTGCAGCCGCGGTCCATCAGCGCGGACGCCGCGGCCTGGCCGCCCTCCAGGGTGTAGAGGGAGTGCTGGATCAGCTCCGACTCGATCTGCTGCTCGCTCAGGCCGAGCTGGTCGCGGACCGCCTTGACGAAGCCCTCTATCTTCCGCAGGACCGGCACGAAGCGGCGTGGCCCGAGGGCAAGTCCGATACGGGTGTGGCCGAGGGAGACGAGATGGGTCACGGCCAGCTGCATCGCCGCACGGTCGTCCGGTGAGATGAAGGGAGCCCGCACCTGCGGGGAGAAGCCGTCGACGAGGACGAAGGGGACGCCCTGGGCGCGCAGCTTCTCGTAGCGCTGCATGTCGGCCGTGGTGTCGGCGTGCAGCCCGGAGACGAAGATGATGCCCGATACGCCCCGGTCCACCAGCATTTCGGTGAGTTCGTCCTCAGTGGAGCCGCCGGGGGTCTGGGTGGCCAGCACGGGGGTGTAGCCCTGACGGGTCAGCGCCTGTCCGATGACCTGGGCCAGGGCCGGGAATATGGGGTTCTCCAACTCGGGCGTGATGAGCCCGACGAGCCCGGCGCTGCGGCGGCGCAGCTTCACCGGGCGCTCGTAGCCGAGGACGTCGAGTGCGGCGAGCACTGATTCGCGGGTGGTCGAGGCAACGCCCGGCTTGCCGTTCAGCACCCGGCTGACCGTCGCCTCGCTGACCCCCGCCTGGGCTGCGATGTCGGCAAGCCGTGCGGTCATGGGATTGGACTGTACCGGTCGCATGTCAGATTGCCCACCAGACGGTCGAGTCGGCGGGCAGCCGGACCGTCCCGCCGCTGAACTCGGGGGTCGCGGAGGCCAGCAGCGGACTCCCCGGGGCGGGGAGCCCCACGTCCGTGCCGCGGGTGTTCGTCGTGCAGACGAACCCGTCACGGGCGAAGGCCAGCACCCCCTCGGGTGCGTCGAGCCAGGTCACCGCTTCACCCGCGCCGAGGCCCGGGTGGTCGCGGCGCACGGCGAGGGCCGCCCGGTACAGCTCCAGGGTGGAGCCGGGCACCCCGGTCTGCGCCTCCACGCTGAGCTCGGCCCAGTCGGCCGGCTGCGGGAGCCAGCTGCCGCCGCTGCCGAAGCCGTACGAGGAGCCCTCGCGGGTCCAGGGGATCGGCACCCGGCAGCCGTCGCGGAAGCCGTCCTGGCCCTCCGCCCGGAAGAACGACGGGTCCTGGCGCACCTCGTCCGGCAGGTCGAGGACCTCGGGCAGGCCCAGTTCCTCGCCCTGGTAGACGTACACGGAACCCGGCAGGGCCAGCATCAGCAGCGTGGCGGCGCGGGCCCGGCGCAGGCCCACCGGGCCCCCGCCGTAGCGCGTGGTGTGCCGGGGGACGTCGTGGTTGGACAGCACCCAGGTGGTGGGTGCGCCGACGGACGCGGTCGCCGCCAGCGAGGCCTCGACGACCTCCCGCATCCGCTCCGGGTCCCAGGGGCAGCGCAGGAACTGGAAGTTGAACGCCTGGTGCAGCTCGTCGGGGCGTACGTAGAGAGCGAGCCGCTCCGGGCTCGGCGCCCAGGCCTCGGCCACGCCGATGCGCTCGCCGCCGTAGCCGTCCAGCAGCCGCCGCCAGGAGCGGTGGATCTCGTGGACGCCGTCCTGGTCGAAGAACGGCAGCACCTGTGCGCCGATCATCTTGGCCTGTTCCCGGGCCCCGATGTCGGGCAGCCCGGCCGCCTTGACCATCCCGTGGGCGACGTCGATCCGGAAGCCGTCGACGCCCAGGTCCAGCCAGAAGCGCAGCACCGCGTCGAACTCCTCGCGCACCTCGGGGTGCTCCCAGTTCAGATCGGGCTGCTCGGGGGCGAAGAGGTGCAGGTACCACTCTCCCCCGGCCTCCGGCCGGGAGCTGCCCCCGGTGCCGTCGGGGTGCGCCGTCCGGGTCCAGGCCGGGCCGCCGAAGACCGACTCCCAGTCGTTGGGCGGCAGTTCGCCGTGCGCGCCCCTGCCGGGCCGGAAGTGGTAGTACGCGCGCTCCGGGCCGCCCGACAGCGCGGAGCGGAACCACAGGTGCTGGTCCGAGGTGTGGTTCGGGACGATGTCGACGATCACCCGCAGCCCGAGCCGGTGGGCCTCCCGGACCAGGTCGTCCGCGTCGTCGAGGGCGCCGAAGAGCGGATCGACGGCGCGGTAGTCGGCGACGTCGTAGCCGCCGTCCGCCTGGGGCGAGGCGTAGAAGGGGGTCAGCCAGACCGCGTCCACACCGAGTCCCGCGAGGTGGGGGAGCCGGTCGCGGATGCCGCGCAGGTCGCCGACGCCGTCGCCGTCGCTGTCGGCGAAGGAGCGGACGTACACCTGGTAGATCACGGCGTCCCGCCACCAGTCACCGGTCCGGCCGGGACGCCTGGGCGGGGCGACCGTGCTGACCTGCGGCGTGGTGGTCGTGCCGAGCTCCTGCGTCATGGGCGCTCCTTCGGATGCCTGTCTCTCGGTGTTCCGGGCGTTCCGGGTGTTGCAGATGTTCCGTGTGTGCCGGATGTTCTGGAATATCTCGACCTTCCGGATCTTCCGGATCTTCCGGATCTTCCGGATCTTCCGGACCTTCCGGCTCAACGCCGACCTGTCTCGAAGGTAACAGCGTTGCAATCTCTTGCGGAAGCGGTTGCGCAGGCGCATGGAGGCGCAGGGGCGGGTTCAGGCGCTGTTGGCAAGGCGCACAACGGCAACCGTGTGGACACGTGGATGTAACGATCGCAGCTGCTTGCGGAAATCTCTCGCAAGGTCTTTCGGTCTTCTTTCAACCTTGTTACGTTCCTGACCGAATCGGCGCCGTGATGGAGCGGCCCAGGTTGAAGGAGTTCACATGCGACGTGGCATAGCGGCCACCGCTCTGGTCGCGAGCCTGGCGCTCACGGCGACCGCGTGCGGCGGGGACGACGCCGAGAGCGGCAAGAGCGCCTCGGGCAAGCTGTCGGGCACGGTCACCTGGTGGGACACGTCGACCGTCGGCAGCGAGGACAAGGTCTTCAAGAAGCTCGCCGAGGGCTTCACCAAGCTGCACCCCGACGTCAAGATCAACTATGTGAACGTGCCCTTCGGTGAGGCGCAGAACAAGTTCAAGAACGCCGCCCAGTCCGGCTCCGGCGCCCCCGACGTGATCCGCTCCGAGGTGGCCTGGACCCCCGAGTTCGCCGATCTCGGCTACCTCGCCCCGCTGGACGACACCTCCGCCCTCAAGGAGGACAAGGACTTCCTTCCGCAGGCCGCCGCCTCCACGAAGTACAACGACAAGACCTACGCCGTGCCGCAGGTCATCGACTCCATGGGCATCTTCTACAACAAGAAGATCTTCCAGGAGGCCGGCGTCCAGCCGCCGTCCTCGATCGCCGAGCTGAAGACCGTCTCCAAGAAGATCAAGGACAAGACCGGCAAGACCGGCCTCTACCTGCGCGGCGACGACGCGTACTGGTTCCTGTCCTTCCTCTACGGCGAGGGCGGCAACCTCGTCGACGCCGAGAAGAAGCAGATCACCGTCGACAACCCGGCCGGCGTCAAGGCCATGAAGGTCGTCAAGGACCTCGTCGACTCCGGCGCCGCGAAGACCGACGCCACCGACGGCTGGAACAACATGCAGACCGCCTTCAAGGAAGGCAAGGTCGCCATGATGATCAACGGCCCGTGGGCGGTCACCGACACGTACGGCGGCAAGGAGTTCAAGGACAAGGCCAACCTCGGCATCGTCCCGGTCCCGGCGGGCTCCGACGGCCAGGGCGCTCCGCAGGGCGGCCACAACCTCGCCGTCTACGCCGGTTCCAAGAACCTCGAGGCCTCCTACGCCTTCGTCGAGTACATGACCTCGGTCGAGTCCCAGACCACGGTCGCCAAGGAGCTCAGCCTCCTGCCGACCCGCACCTCGGTCTACGACAAGCCCACCGTCTCCGGCAACGAGATGGTCGCCTTCTTCAAGCCGGTCGTCGACAAGGCCGTCGAGCGCCCCTGGATCCCCGAGGGCGGCAGCCTCTTCGCCCCGCTGGTGACCGAGTACACCAAGGTCCTCACCGGCCAGACCACCCCGGAGAAGGGAGCCGAGGCGACGGGCGACGCCTACCGCAAGCTCCTGAAGGACTGGAAGTAAGAGAAGAGGAAGACCGACCGATGGCTGTCCACACCAGCGGCCAGTCGGTGGCGAAGGCCGCGGAGCCCGGGAGGGCCCGCGGCCGCCGCCGCGACACCGCAGGCGCGCCCGGCAAGCTCCGCCGCGCCCTCTCCACGCACTGGTACGCCTGGACCATGGTCGCCCCCGTGGTGATCGTGATCGGGGTGATCATCGGCTATCCGCTCGTCCGCGGCGTCTATCTGTCGCTGACGAACGCCGACGAGCGGAACGTCGAGCGGTCGATCGGGGTGAACCACCTCCCCGCTACGTACGAATTCGTGGGACTCGACAACTACGCCGACGCGCTCACCGGCAGCCAGTTCCTGGACACCCTCGGATGGACGCTGGTGTGGACGGTCTCCTGCGTGGCCGTCACCTTCGGACTGGGCCTCACTCTCGCCAACATCCTCAACCGCAGGATCGCCGGCCGGTCGTTCTACCGGATGATGCTGATCCTCCCGTGGGCCGTGCCCGGCTTCGTCTCCGTCTTCGCCTGGCGATTCCTCTACAACGAGGACAACGGCCTGCTCAACAAGCTCCTCGCGGGCGGCGGCATCGATGCCGTGCCGTGGCTGAACGACCCGACCTGGGCCAAGTTCTCGGTGATCGCCGTGAACGTCTGGCTCGGCGTCCCGTTCATGATGGTCGCCCTGCTCGGCGGACTGCAGTCCATCCCCGGCGAGCTGTACGAGGCCGCCGAGATGGACGGCGCCAACGCCTGGCAGCGGTTCCGCAACATCACCATGCCCGGGCTGCGGTCGGTGTCCACCACCGTCGTCCTGCTGAGCACCATCTGGACCTTCAACATGTTCCCGGTGATCTTCCTGCTCACCCGGGGCGGTCCCGGAGAGGCCACGCAGATCCTGGTCACCCAGGCGTACAAGTTCTCGTTCGAGATCAGCCCCCGCGACTTCGCCCAGTCCTCCACCTGGGGCGTGCTGATCCTCGTCCTCCTGATGGTCTTCGCCGCTGTCTACCAGCGCGTCCTCCGCAAGCAGGGAGAAACCTGGTGACCACGACCAACGTCCCGGCGAACGCCCCGGTGCGCGGCCGCCGCACGCCGCTGGCCTCGACCGCGCTGCACCTCACGCTGCTCGTCACCTCCGTGATCGCCGTCTTCCCGGTGCTGTGGGTACTGCTGACCTCGCTGAAGCCGGCGAGCCACGCGACCACCACGGACTTCGTCAAGGAGACGACGCTCGAGAACTACACGAAGCTGCTGGCGGACACCGAGTTCCTGACCTGGTTCGGCAACTCGCTCCTCGTCGCCGGCCTCACCACGGTCCTCGGTGTCTTCGTGGCCGCCACCACCGGCTACGCCGTCAGCCGCTTCCGCTTCCCCGGCAAGCGGGGCCTGATGTGGACGCTGCTGATCACCCAGATGTTCCCGGTCGCGGTCCTGATCGTGCCGATCTACAACATCATGTCGGGACTGGGCCTGCTCAACGAGCCGGCGGGTCTCGTCATCACCTACCTCACCATCGCGGTGCCCTTCTGCGCCTGGATGATGAAGGGCTTCTTCGACACCATCCCGCGCGAGATCGACGAGTCGGGCCAGGTCGACGGGCTCACCCCGTTCGGCACCTTCTGGCGGCTGATCATGCCGCTGGCCCGCCCCGGCATCGCGGTGACGGCCTTCTACTCGTTCATCACCGCCTGGGGCGAGGTGGCCTACGCCTCCGCGTTCATGGTCGGCGACGAGAACCTGACCCTCGCCGGGGGCCTGCAGAAGTTCGTCAACCAGTACGGCGCCCAGTGGGGTCCGATGACCGCGGCCTCCGTGCTCATCGCCATCCCGGCCGCGATCGTCTTCCTCTTCGCACAGCGCCATCTGGTCGCGGGCGTTTCGGCGGGCGCCGTCAAGGGCTGACCCGCACGTGCCGTACGTTCCCCCCAACCACCACCATCCCAGGGACGAAATGACCCAGCACCTCGCTGCCCCCGCCACCGCGACGACGTCCGGCCACCGTGCCGAGCCAGCGCCATGGTGGCGGGACGCGGTGATCTACCAGGTCTATCCGCGCAGCTTCGCCGACGGCAACGGCGACGGCATGGGCGATCTCGCCGGGATACGCAGCAGGCTCCCGTACCTCAAGGAGCTCGGCGTCGACGCGGTCTGGCTCAGCCCGTTCTACGCCTCCCCACAGGCCGACGCGGGCTACGACGTCGCCGACTACCGTGCCATCGACCCGATGTTCGGCACGCTCCACGACGCCGACGCGCTGATCCGCAGCGCCCACGCACTGGGCCTGCGGATCATCGTCGACCTCGTGCCCAACCACTGCTCCGACCAGCACGACTGGTTCCGGCAGGCGCTGCGCGAGGGCCCCCGGTCCCGGCTGCGCGAGCGCTTCCACTTCCGGCCCGGCAAGGGCGAGGACGGTGAACTGCCGCCCAACGACTGGGAGTCGATCTTCGGCGGGCCGGCCTGGACGCGGACGGTGAACCCGGACGGCTCGCCGGGCGAGTGGTACCTGCACCTCTTCGCCCCCGAGCAGCCGGACTTCAACTGGGAGCACCCGGCCGTACAGGACGAGTTCCGCTCCATCCTCCGCTTCTGGCTGGACCTGGGTGCCGACGGCTTCCGCGTCGACGTCGCCCACGGCCTGGTCAAGGCACCCGGCCTGCCCGACATCGGCTCCGGAGAGCAACTGAGACTGCTCGGAAACGATGTCATGCCGTTCTTCGACCAGGACGGCGTCCACGAGATCTACCGCTCCTGGCGGCGGATCCTCGACGAGTACGAGGGCGAGCGCGTCCTCGTCGCCGAGGCGTGGACCCCGACCGTGGAGCGCACCGCGCTGTACGTCCGCCCCGACGAGATGCACCAGGCATTCAACTTCCAGTACCTCACCACCAACTGGGACGCGAAGGAGCTGCGCGAGGTCATCGACGGCTCGCTCGCCGCGATGCGGCCGGTCGGCGCGCCCACCACCTGGGTGCTGTCCAACCACGACGTCACCCGGCACGCCACCCGCTTCGGCAACCCGCCGGGCCTCGGCACCCAACTGCGCGAGCAGGGCGACCGCGAGCTCGGCCTGCGCCGGGCCCGCGCCGCCACGCTGCTGATGCTGGCCCTGCCGGGGTCGGCGTACGTCTACCAGGGTGAGGAGCTGGGCCTGCCGGACGTCACGGACCTGCCGGACGAGGTGCGCCAGGACCCGTCGTTCTTGCGGGCGGAGGGCCAGGACGGCTTCCGCGACGGCTGCCGGGTGCCGATCCCCTGGACCCGCGAGGGCTCCTCGTACGGCTTCGGCAGCGGCGGCAGCTGGCTCCCGCAGCCGGCCGACTGGGCCGAGCTCAGCGTGGAGGCGCAGACCGGGGTGCCCGGCTCCACCCTGGAGCTGTACCGGGCGGCCCTCGCCGTGCGCCGCGACCACCCGGGCCTCGGCGCGGGTGAAGCGGTGACCTGGCTCGACGCACCCGACGGCGTCCTCGCCCTGTCCCGCGACGGGTTCGTCTGCACCACCAACACCACGGGCGCGCCGGTCCGCCTCCCGGCACCCGGCGCTCTCCTGCTGGCCAGTGCGCCGGTCGCGGTGAACGACGGCTTCGCCGTCCTGTCCGCGGACGCCACGGCGTGGTGGACGGTGTGACGATCCCCAGGCCGAGGGGCACCGCGGGGGCGGGAGCTCCCCGGCTCACCGACATCGCCGCGCAGGCCGACGTCAGCGAGGCCACGGTCAGCCGTGTCCTCAACGGCAAGCCCGGTGTGTCGGCGGCGACCCGCACCCGGGTGCTCGCGGCGCTCGACATCCTCGGCTACGAGCGCCCGGTCCGGCTGCGGCGGCGCAGCGCGGGACTGGTCGGCCTGGTGGTGCCCGAGCTCACCAACCCGATCTTCCCGGCGTTCGCCCAGGTCATCGAGCAGGTGCTGGCCGGGCACGGCTACACACCGGTGCTGTGCTGCCAGCAGCCCGGCGGGGCCAGCGAGGACGAGCTCGTGGAGCAGCTGGAGGAGAGCGGTGTCGACGGCATCGTCTTCCTCTCGGGGCTCCACGCGGACACGGCGGCGGACCAGGGGCGCTACGCCGAACTGGCCGCGCGCCGGATCCCGTTCGTGCTCGTCAACGGCTGGAACGAGCAGGTCTCGGCGCCGTTCGTCTCGCCCGACGACCACATGGCCGCGGGCATGGCCGTGCGCCATCTCGCCGAGCTCGGCCACGAGCGCGTCGGGCTCGCGGTCGGGCCGGTGCGCTACGTGCCGTCGCGGAGGAAGACGGAGGGCTTCCTGGCGGCGGCCGGACCGGATGCCGAACGGTACGTCCGGCACACCCTGTTCAGCGTCGAGGGCGGGCACGCCGCCGCCGCCGAACTCCTCGACGCGGGCTGCACCGGAATCGTCTGCGGCAGCGACATGATGGCGCTCGGGGTGATCCGGGCGGCGCGCGAGCGCGGCCTGGACGTGCCGGGCGACGTGTCGGTGGTCGGGTACGACGACTCGCCGCTCATCCCCTTCACCGACCCGCCGCTGACGACCGTGCGGCAGCCGGTCCAGGCCATGGCGTCGGCGGCGGTCGGCGCGCTGCTGGAGGAGATCCGCGGGAACCCCGTGCCCAGCACCGAGTACGTCTTCCAGCCGGAGCTGGTGGTACGCGGCTCGACGGCGAGGGCGCGGAGCTGACTGGTCGTCAGGGAAGGCCGTCACGCCATCTGCCCGCAGGGTGAAAAACCTTGCAGGCAGATGGCGTCCGTGTTTCCCGGATGTGTCCGAACGGTTGACCGGGCAATCGTTCGGGCCTACCGTCACCTGCGCGGAGGGTCCTTTCAGTTTTGCAGCAAGAACCTTCAACACCCCCACCCCAGGCCCCCGTTCACCACCTCCCACCTCCCTTCCTGAGCCGCAGGAGGAAGCACATGGCCAGCAGATCTCTGGCTGCCGCGCTCGCCGTCGTGGCGGGCACGGCAGCCGCGGTGATCGCGCCACCCGGGGCAGCGCAGGCGGCCCAGCCCGGCACCAAGGACGTCACCGCCGTCCTCTTCGAATGGCGCTTCGACTCGGTCGCGCAGGCGTGCACCGGCACCCTGGGTCCGGCCGGCTACGGATACGTCCAGGTCTCCCCACCCCAGGAGCACATACCGGGCGGGCAGTGGTGGACGTCCTACCAGCCCGTCAGCTACCGGATCGCGGGGCGGCTGGGCGACCGCGCCGCCTTCACGAGCATGGTCGACGCCTGCCACGCGGCGGGCGTCAAGGTCGTCGTCGACACCGTCATCAACCACATGGCCGCCGGGAACGGCACGGGTACGGGCGGCTCGTCGTACACCAAGTACGGCTACCCCGGCCTGTACTCGGCCCCGGACATGGACGACTGCACCGCGCAGATCACCGACTACCGGGACCGCGCCAATGTCCAGAACTGCGAACTCGTCGGGCTCGCGGACCTCGACACCGGCGAGGAGTACGTCCGCGACAGGATCGCGGGCTACATGAACGATCTGCTGTCGCTCGGCGTCGACGGCTTCCGCGTCGACGCCGCCAAGCACATGCCGGCCGGGGACCTGGCCGCGATCAAGGCGAGGCTCGGCAATCCGGCCGCCTACTGGAAGCAGGAGGCCATACACGGCGCCGGTGAGGCCGTCCAGCCCGACGAGTACCTGGGCAACGGCGACGTGCAGGAGTTCCGCTACGCCCGCGACCTCAAGCGGGTCTTCCTCAACGAGAACCTGGCGTACCTGAGGAACTTCGGCGAGGGCTGGGGCTACATGACGAGCGGCAAGTCCGCCGTCTTCGTCGACAACCACGACACCGAGCGCGGCGGCGACACCCTCACCTACAAGAACGGCGCCGACTACACGCTGGCGAACGTGTTCATGCTGGCCTGGCCGTACGGCGCGCCGGACGTCCACTCCGGCTACGAGTGGTCCGACAAGGACGCGGGCCCGCCCAACGGCGGCACGGTGAACGCCTGCTACAGCGACGGCTGGAAGTGCCAGCACGCCTGGCGCGAGATCTCCTCCATGGTCGCCTTCCGGAACGTCGCGCGCGGTCAGGGCGTCACGAACTGGTGGGACAACGGCGCCGACGCGATC
The genomic region above belongs to Streptomyces marianii and contains:
- a CDS encoding carbohydrate-binding module family 20 domain-containing protein — translated: MASRSLAAALAVVAGTAAAVIAPPGAAQAAQPGTKDVTAVLFEWRFDSVAQACTGTLGPAGYGYVQVSPPQEHIPGGQWWTSYQPVSYRIAGRLGDRAAFTSMVDACHAAGVKVVVDTVINHMAAGNGTGTGGSSYTKYGYPGLYSAPDMDDCTAQITDYRDRANVQNCELVGLADLDTGEEYVRDRIAGYMNDLLSLGVDGFRVDAAKHMPAGDLAAIKARLGNPAAYWKQEAIHGAGEAVQPDEYLGNGDVQEFRYARDLKRVFLNENLAYLRNFGEGWGYMTSGKSAVFVDNHDTERGGDTLTYKNGADYTLANVFMLAWPYGAPDVHSGYEWSDKDAGPPNGGTVNACYSDGWKCQHAWREISSMVAFRNVARGQGVTNWWDNGADAIAFGRGDKAYVAVNHETSALTRTFQTSLPAGDYCDVQSGTGVTVNGAGQFTRTLGPNTAVALHVGARNCGGGSSASGASFAVNATTVPGQNIYVTGNQTALGNWNTGSALKLDPAAYPVWKLDAGLPAGTSFEYKYLRKDAAGNVTWETGANRTATVPPTGRVSLDDSWRS